A window of Haliscomenobacter hydrossis DSM 1100 contains these coding sequences:
- a CDS encoding ABC transporter ATP-binding protein: protein MLRALQLTKHYGNFTALDHLDLEVENGEIFCLLGANGAGKTTTINLFMGFIEASAGQAYIDELVVRPGDAKIKQRIGYIPENVMLYPELSGLQNLAYLSQLSGKKYNKTQLSNFLQQASLQAEAIHQPVAQYSKGMRQKVGIALALAKKASALFLDEPTSGLDPLASNEFSNLLQQLSQRGVSILMVTHDLFRAKEVANRVGIMKAGQLVEVLDANAVSHSELERIYVETISAPLLAVGA, encoded by the coding sequence ATGCTGCGTGCCTTACAATTGACCAAACACTACGGTAACTTCACTGCGCTTGACCACCTGGATTTAGAGGTGGAAAATGGGGAGATTTTTTGTCTGCTCGGGGCCAACGGCGCAGGCAAAACCACCACCATCAACCTTTTCATGGGCTTCATTGAAGCTTCGGCAGGCCAAGCCTACATCGATGAACTGGTGGTTCGCCCCGGCGATGCCAAAATCAAACAACGCATTGGGTACATCCCCGAAAACGTGATGTTGTACCCGGAACTGAGTGGCCTGCAAAACCTGGCCTACTTGAGCCAGCTCTCTGGCAAAAAATACAACAAGACTCAACTCAGTAATTTTTTACAGCAAGCCAGCTTGCAAGCCGAAGCCATCCACCAACCAGTGGCACAATACTCCAAAGGTATGCGGCAAAAAGTAGGCATCGCACTGGCTTTGGCCAAAAAGGCCAGCGCGCTGTTTTTGGATGAACCCACCTCCGGCCTTGATCCCCTGGCCAGCAATGAATTTTCCAACTTGTTGCAACAACTCAGCCAACGCGGCGTATCGATTTTGATGGTGACCCATGACCTGTTTCGGGCCAAAGAAGTAGCCAATCGAGTCGGCATCATGAAAGCAGGCCAATTGGTGGAAGTCCTCGATGCAAACGCGGTAAGCCACAGCGAACTGGAACGCATCTATGTCGAAACCATCTCCGCACCCTTGCTTGCCGTAGGCGCTTAA
- a CDS encoding alpha/beta fold hydrolase, which yields MSKVLFMTVLMVGLFFPSFLFAQLTLQTPNVESKLYLGQGKNLPLIVGLGGSEGGNAWASDYWKITRDQFLAKGYAFLALGYFGAKDTPKQLNKIAIDEVYAAIKLAAATKGVNSKKIAIVGGSRGGDLALLLGAYYPDISCVVALVPSHVAFPGNTNHLSTSAWTYQGQDLPFVPVNEAAFPHLMKRDLRAAFTAMLQDSLAEEKALIAVEKINGPIFLLSATHDEIAPTTPMCEKMMRRLKEQSFKHPYEHLAVEGGHAEPLKYFERVFEFLTKYYPPHQKKN from the coding sequence ATGAGCAAAGTACTTTTTATGACTGTATTGATGGTTGGTTTATTCTTCCCATCCTTTCTTTTTGCCCAACTTACCTTGCAGACGCCAAACGTAGAGTCTAAACTGTATTTGGGCCAAGGCAAAAATCTGCCCTTGATCGTGGGCCTGGGCGGTTCGGAAGGAGGCAATGCCTGGGCCAGCGATTACTGGAAAATCACTCGGGATCAATTCCTCGCCAAAGGTTATGCCTTTTTGGCCCTGGGCTATTTTGGCGCAAAGGACACCCCGAAGCAGCTCAACAAAATTGCCATCGATGAAGTCTATGCAGCGATCAAACTTGCGGCAGCAACAAAGGGAGTCAATTCCAAAAAAATTGCCATCGTTGGCGGATCACGGGGTGGCGACCTGGCTTTGTTGCTGGGCGCGTACTACCCCGACATCAGCTGCGTGGTCGCCCTGGTGCCCAGTCACGTAGCTTTCCCTGGAAACACCAATCACTTGTCGACTTCAGCCTGGACTTATCAAGGCCAGGACTTGCCCTTTGTCCCCGTCAATGAAGCCGCTTTTCCCCATTTGATGAAACGGGATTTGAGGGCTGCTTTTACGGCCATGTTGCAAGACAGCCTCGCCGAAGAAAAGGCCCTGATTGCGGTTGAAAAAATCAATGGACCCATTTTTTTATTGTCAGCTACCCATGATGAAATCGCACCGACCACGCCCATGTGTGAAAAAATGATGCGCCGATTGAAAGAACAAAGCTTTAAACACCCTTACGAACACCTGGCGGTGGAAGGTGGCCACGCCGAGCCGCTGAAGTATTTTGAGCGGGTATTTGAGTTCCTCACTAAATATTACCCACCTCATCAAAAAAAGAATTAA
- a CDS encoding Crp/Fnr family transcriptional regulator translates to MQTTTQDQIFTHFAQYISLSSSLKDELSKRISIVSFNKGDLVHSADKICKASYFIQKGLLRTYYLKEEKEISEYFCAEGEWVNSPRSFMQQTLDIYSIDAIEPTLAFKLQLHDLGFLFDHFPEMERYARLSMGGVLGHLVERITSLRFTSAKEKYQHFCAVYAGTYPRIPLGMVAAYLGISQETLSRIRAEK, encoded by the coding sequence ATGCAAACCACTACCCAAGACCAAATCTTCACCCACTTCGCCCAATACATCAGCCTGTCATCAAGCCTGAAAGACGAGCTATCTAAACGCATCAGCATCGTCAGTTTCAACAAAGGTGACCTGGTGCATTCCGCGGATAAAATATGCAAAGCCAGTTATTTCATTCAAAAAGGGCTGCTCCGCACCTACTACCTGAAAGAAGAAAAAGAAATCAGTGAATATTTCTGTGCCGAGGGTGAATGGGTCAACTCGCCCCGCAGTTTTATGCAACAAACCTTGGACATCTACAGCATCGATGCCATTGAGCCTACTTTGGCTTTTAAACTCCAGCTACATGACCTGGGTTTTCTTTTTGACCATTTTCCCGAAATGGAACGTTATGCCCGGCTCTCGATGGGCGGCGTGTTGGGGCATTTGGTGGAGCGGATCACGTCCTTGCGGTTCACCAGTGCCAAGGAAAAATATCAGCATTTCTGTGCAGTTTATGCAGGCACTTATCCACGCATTCCACTGGGTATGGTGGCCGCATATTTGGGTATCAGCCAAGAAACCTTGAGCAGAATCCGAGCAGAAAAGTAG
- a CDS encoding putative immunity protein — protein sequence MRDKRFIAAHRGGPLSKNQHQQLMQWAYLCAEHMLPLFGDPIDQQLKDALIIALEWAKGNASVGEARNASLAAIAVARASSTPTAIAVARAVGHAVATAHMADHSLRAAAYALKAVKIAGQSMEEERKWQDEQLPAGIMELVLSARENKKI from the coding sequence ATGCGCGACAAACGTTTCATCGCCGCTCACCGTGGAGGCCCCCTTAGCAAAAACCAGCACCAGCAGCTCATGCAATGGGCATACCTCTGCGCTGAACACATGCTTCCTCTTTTTGGTGACCCCATCGATCAACAACTTAAAGATGCCCTCATCATTGCCCTAGAATGGGCAAAAGGCAACGCTTCCGTAGGCGAGGCAAGAAATGCTTCTTTGGCCGCCATCGCGGTAGCCAGGGCATCTTCCACCCCTACGGCCATAGCGGTGGCGCGGGCGGTTGGGCATGCGGTGGCCACTGCGCACATGGCCGACCATTCGTTGCGAGCAGCAGCGTATGCCCTCAAAGCGGTAAAAATCGCCGGGCAATCTATGGAAGAAGAACGAAAATGGCAAGATGAGCAATTGCCAGCAGGCATTATGGAGCTTGTTCTCTCGGCCAGGGAAAACAAAAAAATTTGA
- a CDS encoding LytR/AlgR family response regulator transcription factor: MNVLIVEDELPARNLLKAGLAQVWPQATIVGECSSVAETLAFLQSKTPIDLAFFDIRLSDGLSFDIFRQYPVNIPVIFLSAYDQYLLEAFHTNSIDYLLKPLKIEHLRAALAKYEHLKSHFLQKLPQLLQDLQTPSQHKTRFLGEKGGDYYPIDIANIAYFFSEYKLSFMMTFEGTRYLLEKSLVALEAELDPAQFRRANRQVIVSTRAVKRISSVSKSKLLLELQPNPPFEVVVSQEGAAGFKVWVGG, translated from the coding sequence ATGAACGTACTGATCGTAGAAGACGAATTGCCTGCCCGGAACTTATTAAAGGCGGGATTAGCACAGGTTTGGCCACAAGCAACCATTGTTGGCGAATGTTCCAGCGTTGCCGAGACCCTGGCTTTTTTGCAAAGCAAAACCCCCATCGACCTGGCTTTTTTTGACATCCGCCTCAGCGACGGACTTTCTTTCGATATTTTCCGCCAATACCCGGTCAACATCCCGGTCATCTTCCTCAGCGCCTACGATCAATACCTGCTCGAAGCCTTTCACACCAACAGCATCGACTACTTACTCAAACCCCTGAAAATTGAACATTTGCGCGCCGCCTTGGCCAAATACGAGCACCTGAAAAGTCATTTTTTGCAAAAACTGCCGCAGTTGCTACAAGATTTACAAACACCCAGCCAACACAAAACCCGTTTTTTGGGCGAAAAAGGCGGTGATTATTACCCCATCGACATTGCCAATATTGCCTATTTTTTTAGCGAATACAAACTGAGCTTCATGATGACTTTTGAAGGCACGCGGTATTTGTTGGAAAAATCCCTTGTTGCCCTGGAAGCAGAGCTTGACCCCGCACAGTTTCGCCGAGCCAACCGACAGGTGATCGTGAGTACCCGGGCGGTGAAACGCATCAGCAGCGTGAGCAAGAGCAAGCTGTTGTTGGAGTTGCAGCCGAATCCGCCATTTGAGGTGGTCGTGAGCCAGGAAGGAGCGGCGGGATTTAAGGTTTGGGTGGGGGGATGA
- a CDS encoding sensor histidine kinase codes for MTIKKDIGDVRVMKWIVPCFGLIIPNLSGLFGDLSWRDWQYWVGYLYFIAAAFAIWWGNRFIYLRQREYYDWFSRPFMRILTMLFGLVFYTAPFTLTMCFLWYWSQGLPVDETVVVTTELINVIAVIFITNIYETTFLLKDWEDERLRAANLEKLKATAELEALKNQVDPHFMFNSLNTLSHFITEDPKKAKLFLEHLADMYRYILKSKDVELVRLEEEQRFLQSYLSLMQMRFGEALDLQWTNEPALGQWFIPPISLQILLENAMKHNEFSVNKPLSVNINFGTDTLRVENPTSKNSIANQNSLAVGLKNLDERFRLITGRAIEISDQEELFSVTLPLVKIN; via the coding sequence TTGACGATAAAAAAAGACATTGGAGATGTACGGGTAATGAAGTGGATCGTCCCCTGTTTTGGGCTGATCATTCCCAACCTGTCGGGGCTGTTTGGTGACTTGTCCTGGCGCGACTGGCAATATTGGGTCGGTTACTTGTATTTTATTGCTGCTGCCTTCGCCATTTGGTGGGGCAACCGCTTTATTTACCTGCGGCAAAGGGAGTATTACGACTGGTTCAGTCGGCCCTTTATGCGCATCCTCACTATGCTATTTGGGCTGGTGTTTTACACGGCACCCTTTACCCTCACCATGTGTTTTTTGTGGTATTGGAGCCAAGGACTCCCTGTAGATGAAACCGTAGTGGTCACCACCGAGCTGATCAATGTGATTGCGGTCATTTTTATCACCAATATTTACGAAACCACCTTTTTGCTCAAAGACTGGGAAGACGAACGTTTGCGGGCGGCCAATCTGGAAAAACTCAAAGCCACCGCGGAATTGGAAGCGCTCAAAAACCAGGTCGACCCACATTTTATGTTCAACTCCCTGAACACCCTTTCGCATTTCATTACCGAAGACCCCAAAAAAGCCAAACTGTTTTTGGAGCACCTGGCCGATATGTACCGCTACATCCTCAAAAGTAAAGATGTGGAACTGGTGCGCTTAGAGGAGGAGCAACGCTTTTTGCAAAGTTACCTCTCCTTGATGCAGATGCGTTTTGGGGAAGCGCTGGACTTACAATGGACGAATGAACCTGCCCTTGGCCAATGGTTTATCCCGCCCATATCCCTGCAAATTTTGCTGGAAAATGCCATGAAACACAACGAATTTAGTGTCAATAAGCCATTGAGCGTCAACATCAACTTCGGAACGGATACCTTACGGGTAGAAAACCCTACATCCAAAAACTCCATCGCCAATCAAAATTCTCTGGCGGTAGGATTAAAAAACCTGGATGAACGTTTTCGACTGATCACCGGGCGTGCCATCGAGATTAGCGACCAGGAGGAGCTTTTTTCGGTAACTTTACCGCTGGTGAAAATCAACTGA
- a CDS encoding DUF1761 domain-containing protein — protein sequence MKPELINFPAVFVAAIACFILGALWYSPLLFGKAWMEENGFTTEMLQAKGGTARIFGFAFLWSLVMSFNLAAFLAADGVTLSFATLAGFLAGFGWAASGLFMVGLFEYRSTRYMLINGGYVTVALVAMGVILGLWR from the coding sequence ATGAAACCAGAACTCATTAATTTTCCAGCCGTATTTGTAGCAGCAATTGCCTGTTTCATCCTGGGTGCTTTGTGGTATTCACCGCTGCTTTTTGGCAAAGCCTGGATGGAAGAAAATGGTTTTACCACCGAAATGTTACAAGCCAAAGGAGGCACAGCCCGAATCTTCGGCTTCGCCTTCTTGTGGAGCCTGGTGATGTCTTTCAACCTGGCGGCTTTTCTGGCGGCGGATGGAGTAACTTTGTCTTTTGCAACCCTGGCGGGCTTTCTGGCTGGCTTTGGTTGGGCTGCTTCGGGGTTGTTCATGGTAGGCTTGTTCGAATACCGCAGCACCCGCTACATGCTCATCAATGGCGGTTATGTAACCGTGGCACTGGTGGCGATGGGAGTTATTCTAGGTTTGTGGAGATAA
- a CDS encoding PepSY-associated TM helix domain-containing protein: protein MSQKTARIAATTRLYRKLHRWIAIPLFLFLTLIGTTGVLLGWKKQAGLLPPTQKGSNVEATAWVSLDSMSQVAVAYATHTLKKSPLIDRIDVRPQKGVAKIVFADHFTELQIDCSTGRILAVNARNSDWIEKIHDGSLLDLELKWDGDPFKLSYTTIAGLAMILLAISGFWLWYNPIRMKKIKHTKG, encoded by the coding sequence ATGAGCCAGAAGACTGCACGAATTGCCGCTACGACCCGACTTTACCGAAAACTGCACCGTTGGATCGCGATCCCACTTTTTCTTTTTTTGACCCTGATTGGTACCACGGGGGTACTGTTGGGTTGGAAAAAGCAAGCTGGGTTGTTGCCGCCAACCCAAAAAGGGAGCAATGTGGAAGCCACGGCCTGGGTGAGCCTGGACAGTATGAGCCAGGTGGCTGTGGCCTATGCGACCCATACCTTGAAAAAATCACCACTCATCGACCGCATCGATGTGCGCCCACAAAAAGGGGTAGCCAAAATTGTCTTTGCCGATCATTTTACGGAGTTACAAATTGATTGTAGTACCGGGCGGATTCTGGCCGTGAACGCCCGCAATTCGGACTGGATTGAAAAGATCCATGACGGCTCACTGCTGGATTTGGAATTGAAATGGGATGGTGACCCCTTTAAACTGAGTTACACCACCATCGCAGGGTTAGCCATGATTTTGTTGGCCATTAGTGGCTTTTGGTTGTGGTACAACCCAATCCGGATGAAAAAGATCAAACACACCAAAGGATAA
- a CDS encoding GLPGLI family protein, with the protein MKKALLLLLLLFPILVFSQVMEGRIRYLITHNWAKKIESVDYLSKQQRERSSYMAGNRWVWKSYNNLFFNETQSKFEESEEKAEPEDEGGYSWRKEVFFLKRDYAKNVQYDGRTILGKTYIIEDTLEAPKWRILNDLKEVAGHVCMKAFLQDTVRKQKIVAWFAQDIPHNGGPEDFFGLPGMILEVDVNDGAMTLTADLIELKKLSTELDPPAKLKGKKIKRVDYDKIVKDHIKQRKAEEEPWFWGIRYI; encoded by the coding sequence ATGAAAAAAGCACTGCTTCTGCTCCTCCTTCTTTTCCCCATCCTGGTTTTTTCTCAGGTCATGGAAGGACGCATCCGCTATTTGATTACCCACAACTGGGCCAAAAAAATTGAGAGCGTCGACTATTTAAGCAAACAACAACGGGAGCGTTCCTCCTACATGGCCGGAAACCGCTGGGTCTGGAAGAGCTACAACAACCTCTTCTTCAACGAAACCCAAAGCAAGTTTGAAGAGTCGGAAGAAAAAGCCGAACCGGAAGATGAAGGCGGCTATTCCTGGCGCAAAGAAGTATTTTTCCTCAAACGTGATTATGCCAAAAACGTGCAATACGATGGTCGTACCATTTTGGGCAAAACATACATCATTGAAGACACCTTGGAAGCACCCAAATGGCGCATTTTGAACGACTTGAAGGAAGTAGCGGGCCATGTCTGTATGAAAGCCTTCTTGCAGGACACCGTGCGCAAACAAAAAATTGTGGCCTGGTTTGCCCAGGATATTCCCCACAACGGCGGGCCGGAAGACTTTTTTGGCTTACCGGGTATGATCCTGGAAGTGGATGTCAACGATGGTGCCATGACCTTAACTGCCGACTTGATTGAGCTGAAAAAATTGAGCACCGAGTTGGATCCACCTGCAAAATTGAAGGGCAAAAAAATCAAAAGAGTGGATTACGATAAAATCGTCAAAGACCACATCAAACAGAGAAAAGCCGAGGAAGAACCCTGGTTTTGGGGAATCAGGTATATTTAA
- a CDS encoding TonB-dependent receptor: protein MKRSLGLWIMLLAVNIIYAQNPAKVTIKGTVVDTSGMPAPYPTVMLLNPVDSSLINFTRADEKGAFEFKNVRNAPYLLKISLLSYQPRQIGVAPHDKEVNDLGEVKIKPISLELMEVVIRSAKANLSFRGDTIEYDASTFKVPPGSTVEDLLRRLPGIDVDADGNIKSQGKDVRKVYVDGKTFFGDDPKAATKNLGAETISKVQVFNEQSEQAKITGVDDGKKDKVMNLELKAEYKKGAFGKITGALGDQERWAARGNFNRFNTKEQFSLIGFGNNINQTGVNWEDYGEFKGQNAYSDFDSGDFGFNNSGGRYFYSSGGEGIQNRFDGRGFTKNFGGGANYNYDNAKKSKFNASYTYNQTDLSLDEFSLRQTFLPDTTFFNSDTLGRGEYRNNHIINSRWEQNLDSNNVLIVKANARLSNQDATSLQNQLFSNSLEKANNRLSVDNNSNRDTWALTSSLIFRHRFKKKGRAFAFSAAFNQNQNDLNENFSSLNRFFTANTFTEQIRQLNRDNNGNDEIKSSILYTDALSKKWFFESFYNFSQASSQNQRRVNDPELNDQLIENLSLFSDNNLLYNRLGTGLRYSHEGINLAFGLAALQYNLHGEFSRDEDQPLVAPAVDRTFTHVTPNVDLTFELPNNIYLNSSYSYGVRAPQFNDLRPVTTYNNPSFRSEGNPNLTPELSHRMSAGFNFWDPASFSSLNFNVEYNLKESQIVYNQIIQPDDKLGILSITRPENVSGGNEFSSYFWINRPLIKTKLTMSINGGINFSKNPAFVNGIENETTSRGSNVYVDLSATPTAKLIVSLSGSLNFNNISYSIQESQNQKIRNTGIDANVKYQFAKKAFFESNLDYNIFRNDRFDFKQDIPIWNASVRQLFGKSNKIEMRLAAFDILNKRLAINQNGSANFIERRISNTLARYFMLSMSYNVRGYESKLKKNNWF from the coding sequence ATGAAACGCTCTCTAGGCTTATGGATCATGTTGTTGGCCGTCAACATCATCTATGCCCAAAACCCGGCTAAAGTGACCATTAAAGGCACTGTAGTAGACACTTCTGGCATGCCCGCCCCCTACCCTACTGTAATGCTGCTCAACCCCGTTGATTCCAGTTTGATCAACTTTACCCGCGCCGACGAAAAAGGCGCTTTTGAGTTCAAAAATGTGCGCAACGCTCCGTACTTGCTCAAGATATCGCTACTCAGTTACCAACCTCGCCAAATAGGGGTGGCACCACACGACAAAGAAGTCAACGATTTGGGCGAAGTGAAGATCAAACCCATCTCACTCGAGTTGATGGAGGTCGTTATTCGTTCGGCCAAAGCCAACCTGAGTTTTCGCGGCGATACCATTGAATACGATGCCTCGACCTTTAAGGTACCCCCCGGCTCTACCGTTGAAGACCTCTTGCGTCGCTTGCCCGGCATCGATGTAGACGCCGATGGCAACATCAAATCACAGGGCAAAGACGTGCGCAAAGTATACGTGGATGGCAAAACCTTTTTTGGTGACGATCCCAAAGCGGCCACCAAAAACCTGGGCGCGGAGACCATCTCCAAAGTGCAGGTGTTCAATGAACAATCTGAACAAGCCAAAATCACCGGGGTAGACGATGGTAAAAAAGACAAAGTGATGAACCTGGAGCTGAAAGCCGAATACAAAAAAGGAGCTTTTGGCAAAATTACTGGCGCCCTCGGCGATCAGGAACGCTGGGCGGCGCGGGGCAACTTCAACCGCTTCAACACCAAAGAACAATTCTCTTTGATCGGTTTCGGCAACAACATCAACCAAACCGGGGTCAACTGGGAGGATTACGGCGAATTCAAAGGCCAGAATGCCTACAGCGATTTTGACAGCGGCGATTTTGGCTTCAACAATAGCGGTGGCCGTTATTTCTATTCTAGCGGTGGGGAGGGCATCCAAAACCGTTTCGATGGCCGGGGTTTTACCAAAAACTTTGGAGGTGGTGCCAATTACAACTACGACAATGCCAAAAAATCCAAGTTCAACGCCAGTTACACTTACAATCAAACCGACTTGAGCCTGGATGAATTTTCCCTCCGACAAACCTTTTTGCCCGATACCACTTTTTTCAACAGCGATACCCTCGGGCGAGGTGAATACCGCAACAACCACATCATCAATTCGCGTTGGGAACAAAACCTCGACTCCAACAATGTGCTCATCGTCAAAGCCAATGCACGTTTGAGCAATCAGGATGCGACAAGCCTGCAAAACCAGTTGTTTTCCAACAGTTTGGAAAAAGCCAACAACCGCCTCTCCGTGGACAACAACTCCAACCGCGATACCTGGGCATTGACCAGTTCACTGATTTTCCGCCACCGCTTCAAGAAAAAAGGGCGGGCTTTTGCCTTTAGCGCAGCCTTCAATCAAAATCAAAATGACCTGAATGAAAATTTCTCCTCGCTGAACCGCTTTTTTACGGCCAACACTTTTACCGAACAAATCCGCCAACTCAACCGCGACAACAATGGCAACGACGAAATCAAGTCGAGCATTTTGTACACGGATGCCTTGAGCAAAAAATGGTTCTTCGAATCCTTTTACAACTTCAGTCAGGCGAGCAGTCAAAACCAGCGCCGCGTAAACGATCCTGAACTCAATGACCAGTTGATCGAAAACCTGAGCCTCTTCTCTGACAACAACCTCTTGTACAATCGTTTGGGTACGGGCTTGCGGTATTCACACGAAGGCATCAACCTGGCTTTTGGCCTGGCCGCACTGCAGTACAACCTACACGGTGAATTCTCCCGCGATGAAGACCAACCGCTGGTTGCTCCTGCGGTCGACCGTACGTTCACCCACGTAACGCCCAACGTTGACCTCACATTCGAGTTGCCGAACAACATTTACCTCAACTCCAGCTACTCGTATGGGGTTCGGGCACCACAATTCAACGATTTACGGCCAGTAACGACCTACAATAACCCTTCTTTCCGTTCGGAAGGCAACCCCAATCTGACCCCGGAATTGTCGCACCGCATGTCGGCAGGCTTCAACTTCTGGGACCCTGCCAGTTTCAGCAGCCTCAATTTTAACGTGGAATACAACCTCAAGGAAAGCCAGATTGTATACAACCAAATCATCCAGCCCGATGACAAGTTGGGTATCCTGAGCATCACCCGCCCCGAAAATGTCAGCGGGGGAAATGAATTCTCCAGCTATTTTTGGATCAACCGTCCGCTGATCAAAACGAAACTGACCATGTCGATCAATGGGGGAATCAATTTCAGCAAAAACCCTGCTTTTGTCAACGGAATTGAGAACGAAACAACCAGCCGAGGCAGCAATGTGTACGTGGATTTGAGCGCAACGCCCACGGCGAAATTGATTGTCAGCCTGTCAGGTAGCCTCAATTTCAACAACATCAGCTATTCGATCCAGGAAAGTCAAAACCAGAAAATCCGCAACACCGGGATCGATGCCAATGTGAAGTACCAGTTTGCCAAAAAGGCTTTTTTTGAAAGCAACCTGGATTACAACATCTTCCGCAATGACCGTTTTGACTTCAAACAAGACATTCCGATCTGGAATGCTTCGGTACGTCAACTTTTTGGCAAAAGCAACAAAATTGAAATGCGCCTGGCCGCTTTTGACATCCTCAACAAGCGCCTGGCCATCAATCAAAATGGCTCGGCCAACTTCATTGAGCGGCGAATTTCCAACACCCTGGCGCGTTATTTTATGCTGAGTATGAGCTACAACGTGCGGGGTTATGAAAGCAAATTGAAGAAAAATAACTGGTTTTAA
- the xseA gene encoding exodeoxyribonuclease VII large subunit — MTTISLFDLQTFLRQVVALNFPEALWVRCEIAQLSKSRGHVYLDLVEKAETENEPIAQASAAIWQSTLKRLQSKLGATNLNPLLQAGVEVLLRVKVEYHERYGLKLVVEDIDPSYTLGKLEQRRRQLYEQLVAQGLMGKNAQIPLRPVLQRIAIISSATAAGYQDFLQHLGENAYGYAFKTTFFAAAVQGAQVEVEVLKQLRAVQRQATRFDAVALIRGGGAKLDLAGFDSLALCQAIADFPLPVFTGIGHDVDETLVDLVAHSALKTPTAVADFLIQHNLHFESQLAELSQYLRYVTAESIHVALLQLAASVQALQTAPVQLLDRQKDYLQRFAAELPLALRYQQREQWQRLEQMEQICQLLSIEGTLQRGFSLTLKAGKPIASAQQARQGDVLDIQLKDGTLRSKVE, encoded by the coding sequence ATGACCACCATCTCGCTCTTCGACCTCCAAACCTTCCTGCGCCAGGTTGTTGCCCTCAACTTTCCAGAGGCTTTGTGGGTGCGTTGTGAAATTGCTCAACTGAGCAAATCGCGGGGACACGTGTATTTGGACCTGGTAGAAAAAGCCGAAACAGAAAACGAACCGATCGCGCAAGCATCTGCCGCCATTTGGCAAAGTACCTTGAAGCGTTTACAAAGCAAACTGGGCGCCACCAACCTCAATCCGCTCCTGCAGGCTGGCGTTGAAGTACTGCTGCGGGTAAAAGTGGAATACCACGAGCGCTACGGACTAAAACTCGTGGTGGAAGACATTGACCCCAGTTACACCCTGGGCAAACTGGAGCAACGCCGCAGGCAGCTTTACGAACAATTGGTGGCCCAAGGGCTGATGGGCAAAAATGCACAAATCCCCTTGCGCCCGGTCTTGCAGCGCATTGCCATCATCAGTTCAGCAACCGCGGCGGGTTACCAGGATTTTTTGCAACACCTGGGTGAAAACGCTTATGGGTACGCCTTCAAAACGACTTTTTTTGCAGCAGCAGTACAAGGGGCGCAAGTGGAAGTCGAAGTGCTCAAACAGCTGCGAGCGGTGCAACGCCAAGCTACCCGTTTTGATGCGGTTGCCCTGATTCGGGGGGGCGGTGCCAAACTGGATTTGGCGGGTTTTGATAGTTTGGCGCTGTGCCAGGCCATTGCCGACTTTCCCCTGCCCGTTTTTACCGGAATTGGCCATGATGTTGACGAAACCCTGGTGGATCTGGTTGCGCACAGCGCCTTAAAAACGCCCACTGCGGTAGCTGATTTTCTGATACAGCACAACCTGCATTTTGAAAGCCAGTTGGCCGAATTGAGCCAATACCTGCGCTATGTCACTGCGGAAAGCATCCATGTAGCTCTACTCCAGCTTGCGGCAAGTGTACAAGCGTTGCAAACGGCTCCTGTGCAACTGCTGGATCGTCAAAAGGACTACCTGCAACGCTTTGCTGCCGAACTGCCCCTCGCCCTGCGTTACCAGCAACGTGAACAATGGCAGAGACTTGAACAAATGGAGCAAATTTGCCAACTGCTGAGTATCGAAGGAACCTTGCAAAGGGGGTTTTCACTCACCTTAAAAGCAGGTAAGCCGATCGCATCGGCCCAACAAGCCCGCCAAGGGGACGTACTCGACATCCAGTTGAAAGATGGAACATTAAGGAGCAAAGTGGAATAA
- the xseB gene encoding exodeoxyribonuclease VII small subunit produces the protein MELTYEKAMQELQTITQDLQEGKIGIDELAAQLQRAAELIRFCREKLRNVEKEIEGLFEE, from the coding sequence ATGGAATTAACTTACGAAAAAGCCATGCAGGAACTGCAAACCATCACCCAGGACTTGCAGGAGGGAAAAATTGGCATTGATGAACTCGCAGCACAGTTGCAACGTGCCGCAGAATTGATTCGGTTTTGCCGGGAAAAACTCAGGAATGTGGAGAAAGAAATTGAAGGGCTATTTGAAGAATGA